A single region of the Ornithorhynchus anatinus isolate Pmale09 chromosome 6, mOrnAna1.pri.v4, whole genome shotgun sequence genome encodes:
- the LONRF3 gene encoding LON peptidase N-terminal domain and RING finger protein 3 isoform X2: MGSPQAGLMLRLAAEALAGKNLELAAAAAAMYGGPFSEPAPPPLPAPPPPPPPPPAPPPPPPPPPPPPPPPTGPEGKMLLRRADALASGGRLPEALELYQLLSHQRQLRAEQLGPLVQRLAEAIRRKERLAPAAPADPWDGFRCRKCQGFLSEPVSLPCGHTFCKLCLERRRPDERRCALCAAPAAERPPPAPLRVNVILSNLLTKWFPGPARASRLRHEGNRLYRERKLEAALQKYDEAVSLAPNDHLLYSNRSQINSTLQSREDALRDAEMACKLRPYWLKGHLRKGQALANLGKIEEALREFLFCVALDGGNRMARFEAQKLLFSLFSPLPENAQEHFPDILQLLSHHPRLKGNLLNSLGSGGTSHHLQKLFQINMEQRKGHPAQKESILIGCSSLKKTAQGMDSKRDFLEEEEKEEVEAEESEQGLTAKPTVRISEKCHLLKRKHCASEPQSPEMPSKVSKKDPSDAKGTEPTHCVPCESFDPSDLDCSLCMRLFYEPVTTPCGHTFCLKCLERCLDHNPKCPLCKEGLSECLAMRKYCKTVIMEELIAKYLPEELTERKKVYEEEIEELSKCMETGTKQFGMCIGDPIKGFADYGCILEIRNVEFFADGRSVVDSIGKRRFKVIQHSQRDGYNTADIEYIEDQKVQGEDYAELLGLHDSVYDQAFMWFNSLKQALKSRILSHFGPMPAKDPDPQANPNGPAWCWWVLAVLPLESRAQLPFLAMKSLKDRLNGIRRVLTFMSRSRSR, translated from the exons ATGGGGTCCCCGCAGGCCGGGCTCATGCTGCGCCTGGCGGCCGAGGCGCTGGCGGGCAAGAACTTGgagctggcggcggcggcggcggcgatgtaCGGGGGCCCCTTCTCCGAGCCGGCGCCGCCGCCCctgcccgctcctcctcctcctcctcctcccccgcccgctcctcctcctccccctccgcctcctcctcctcctcctccgccgcccacgggGCCCGAGGGCAAGATGCTCCTCCGGCGGGCCGACGCCCTGGCGTCCGGGGGCCGCCTGCCCGAAGCCTTGGAGCTGTACCAGCTGCTCTCCCACCAGCGCCAGCTGCGCGCCGAGCAGCTGGGGCCCCTGGTGCAGCGCCTGGCCGAGGCCATCCGGCGCAAAGAGCGcctggcccccgccgccccggccgacCCGTGGGACGGCTTCCGATGCCGCAAGTGCCAGGGCTTCCTCTCCGAGCCCGTGTCCCTGCCGTGCGGACACACGTTCTGCAAACTCTGCCTGGAGCGCCGGCGGCCGGACGAGCGGCGCTGTGCGCTGTGCGCTGCGCCCGCCGCGGAGCGCCCGCCGCCGGCGCCGCTGCGGGTCAATGTCATCCTCAGCAACCTGCTGACCAAGTggttccccggcccggcccgagcatcgcggctccgccacgaAGGGAACCGCCTCTACCGGGAGCGCAAGCTGGAGGCGGCGCTGCAGAAGTACGACGAGGCCGTCAGCCTGG CTCCAAATGATCACTTGCTGTACAGCAACCGGTCTCAGATCAACTCTACCTTACAATCCCGAGAGGATGCACTGCGTGATGCGGAAATGGCCTGCAAGCTCCGGCCATACTGGCTGAAG ggtcaCTTGCGGAAAGGACAAGCATTGGCTAATTTGGGGAAAATAGAAGAAGCTTTAAGGGAGTTTCTGTTCTGCGTTGCCCTAGATGGGGGAAACAGGATGGCCAGATTTGAAGCCCAGAAG CTTCTATTTAGTTTATTTTCACCTCTCCCGGAAAATGCTCAGGAACACTTTCCTGATATCCTGCAGCTGCTGTCGCATCACCCTAGACTGAAGGGGAATCTTCTAAATTCCCTGGGATCAGGAGGCACCAGCCATCACCTTCAAAAGTTATTCCAG ATAAATATGGAGCAGAGGAAAGGTCATCCTGCTCAGAAGGAATCAATATTGATAGGCTGCAGTAGTTTGAAAAAAACAGCTCAAGGGATGGACAGCAAaagagacttcttggaggaggaggagaaggaggaggtggaagcgGAGGAGAGTGAACAGGggctgactgccaagcccactgTGCGGATCTCTGAAAAGTGCCACCTGCTGAAGAGGAAGCACTGTGCCTCGGAGCCCCAGAGTCCCGAGATGCCAAGCAAAGTTTCAAAGAAAG ATCCATCTGATGCCAAGGGGACTGAGCCCACTCACTGTGTTCCATGTGAATCTTTCGACCCATCTGATCTCGACTGTTCTCTGTGCATGAG GCTTTTCTACGAACCTGTCACCACCCCTTGTGGACACACCTTCTGCCTGAAATGTCTTGAAAGATGCCTTGATCATAACCCCAAGTGTCCCCTGTGCAAAGAGGGCCTTTCAGAG TGCTTGGCTATGAGGAAATATTGTAAAACTGTGATAATGGAAGAGTTAATAGCCAAATACCTTCCAGAAGAACTCACTGAGAGAAAGAAAGTCTATGAAGAGGAAATTGAAGAACTTTCTAA ATGCATGGAGACCGGGACAAAACAGTTCGGAATGTGCATCGGTGATCCCATCAAGGG GTTTGCAGATTATGGCTGCATCCTGGAGATAAGAAATGTCGAATTTTTTGCCGATGGCCGCTCTGTCGTGGATAGTATTGGCAAGAGGAGATTCAAAGTGATTCAGCACAGTCAGCGGGATGGCTATAACACAGCCGATATCGAGTACATAGAGGATCAAAAG GTTCAAGGAGAAGATTATGCTGAGTTACTGGGGCTGCACGACTCTGTTTATGATCAAGCATTTATGTGGTTTAATTCACTCAAACAAGCACTCAAGAGTCGGATTCTGAGTCACTTTGGTCCAATGCCAGCAAAGGATCCTGACCCACAG GCTAACCCCAATGGCCCAGCCTGGTGCTGGTGGGTTCTGGCAGTTCTTCCGCTGGAAAGCCGAGCTCAGCTCCCCTTCCTCGCCATGAAGTCCCTGAAAGATCGCCTGAATGGCATCCGGAGGGTCCTGACGTTCATGTCCCGAAGCCGAAGTCGGTGA
- the LONRF3 gene encoding LON peptidase N-terminal domain and RING finger protein 3 isoform X1, which produces MGSPQAGLMLRLAAEALAGKNLELAAAAAAMYGGPFSEPAPPPLPAPPPPPPPPPAPPPPPPPPPPPPPPPTGPEGKMLLRRADALASGGRLPEALELYQLLSHQRQLRAEQLGPLVQRLAEAIRRKERLAPAAPADPWDGFRCRKCQGFLSEPVSLPCGHTFCKLCLERRRPDERRCALCAAPAAERPPPAPLRVNVILSNLLTKWFPGPARASRLRHEGNRLYRERKLEAALQKYDEAVSLAPNDHLLYSNRSQINSTLQSREDALRDAEMACKLRPYWLKGHLRKGQALANLGKIEEALREFLFCVALDGGNRMARFEAQKLLFSLFSPLPENAQEHFPDILQLLSHHPRLKGNLLNSLGSGGTSHHLQKLFQINMEQRKGHPAQKESILIGCSSLKKTAQGMDSKRDFLEEEEKEEVEAEESEQGLTAKPTVRISEKCHLLKRKHCASEPQSPEMPSKVSKKDPSDAKGTEPTHCVPCESFDPSDLDCSLCMRLFYEPVTTPCGHTFCLKCLERCLDHNPKCPLCKEGLSECLAMRKYCKTVIMEELIAKYLPEELTERKKVYEEEIEELSNLNKNVPIFVCTMAYPTVPCPLHIFEPCYRLMIRRCMETGTKQFGMCIGDPIKGFADYGCILEIRNVEFFADGRSVVDSIGKRRFKVIQHSQRDGYNTADIEYIEDQKVQGEDYAELLGLHDSVYDQAFMWFNSLKQALKSRILSHFGPMPAKDPDPQANPNGPAWCWWVLAVLPLESRAQLPFLAMKSLKDRLNGIRRVLTFMSRSRSR; this is translated from the exons ATGGGGTCCCCGCAGGCCGGGCTCATGCTGCGCCTGGCGGCCGAGGCGCTGGCGGGCAAGAACTTGgagctggcggcggcggcggcggcgatgtaCGGGGGCCCCTTCTCCGAGCCGGCGCCGCCGCCCctgcccgctcctcctcctcctcctcctcccccgcccgctcctcctcctccccctccgcctcctcctcctcctcctccgccgcccacgggGCCCGAGGGCAAGATGCTCCTCCGGCGGGCCGACGCCCTGGCGTCCGGGGGCCGCCTGCCCGAAGCCTTGGAGCTGTACCAGCTGCTCTCCCACCAGCGCCAGCTGCGCGCCGAGCAGCTGGGGCCCCTGGTGCAGCGCCTGGCCGAGGCCATCCGGCGCAAAGAGCGcctggcccccgccgccccggccgacCCGTGGGACGGCTTCCGATGCCGCAAGTGCCAGGGCTTCCTCTCCGAGCCCGTGTCCCTGCCGTGCGGACACACGTTCTGCAAACTCTGCCTGGAGCGCCGGCGGCCGGACGAGCGGCGCTGTGCGCTGTGCGCTGCGCCCGCCGCGGAGCGCCCGCCGCCGGCGCCGCTGCGGGTCAATGTCATCCTCAGCAACCTGCTGACCAAGTggttccccggcccggcccgagcatcgcggctccgccacgaAGGGAACCGCCTCTACCGGGAGCGCAAGCTGGAGGCGGCGCTGCAGAAGTACGACGAGGCCGTCAGCCTGG CTCCAAATGATCACTTGCTGTACAGCAACCGGTCTCAGATCAACTCTACCTTACAATCCCGAGAGGATGCACTGCGTGATGCGGAAATGGCCTGCAAGCTCCGGCCATACTGGCTGAAG ggtcaCTTGCGGAAAGGACAAGCATTGGCTAATTTGGGGAAAATAGAAGAAGCTTTAAGGGAGTTTCTGTTCTGCGTTGCCCTAGATGGGGGAAACAGGATGGCCAGATTTGAAGCCCAGAAG CTTCTATTTAGTTTATTTTCACCTCTCCCGGAAAATGCTCAGGAACACTTTCCTGATATCCTGCAGCTGCTGTCGCATCACCCTAGACTGAAGGGGAATCTTCTAAATTCCCTGGGATCAGGAGGCACCAGCCATCACCTTCAAAAGTTATTCCAG ATAAATATGGAGCAGAGGAAAGGTCATCCTGCTCAGAAGGAATCAATATTGATAGGCTGCAGTAGTTTGAAAAAAACAGCTCAAGGGATGGACAGCAAaagagacttcttggaggaggaggagaaggaggaggtggaagcgGAGGAGAGTGAACAGGggctgactgccaagcccactgTGCGGATCTCTGAAAAGTGCCACCTGCTGAAGAGGAAGCACTGTGCCTCGGAGCCCCAGAGTCCCGAGATGCCAAGCAAAGTTTCAAAGAAAG ATCCATCTGATGCCAAGGGGACTGAGCCCACTCACTGTGTTCCATGTGAATCTTTCGACCCATCTGATCTCGACTGTTCTCTGTGCATGAG GCTTTTCTACGAACCTGTCACCACCCCTTGTGGACACACCTTCTGCCTGAAATGTCTTGAAAGATGCCTTGATCATAACCCCAAGTGTCCCCTGTGCAAAGAGGGCCTTTCAGAG TGCTTGGCTATGAGGAAATATTGTAAAACTGTGATAATGGAAGAGTTAATAGCCAAATACCTTCCAGAAGAACTCACTGAGAGAAAGAAAGTCTATGAAGAGGAAATTGAAGAACTTTCTAA TTTAAACAAAAACGTCCCTATATTTGTCTGCACTATGGCCTACCCTACTGTCCCATGTCCTTTGCACATCTTTGAGCCCTGCTACCGTCTGATGATTCGCAGATGCATGGAGACCGGGACAAAACAGTTCGGAATGTGCATCGGTGATCCCATCAAGGG GTTTGCAGATTATGGCTGCATCCTGGAGATAAGAAATGTCGAATTTTTTGCCGATGGCCGCTCTGTCGTGGATAGTATTGGCAAGAGGAGATTCAAAGTGATTCAGCACAGTCAGCGGGATGGCTATAACACAGCCGATATCGAGTACATAGAGGATCAAAAG GTTCAAGGAGAAGATTATGCTGAGTTACTGGGGCTGCACGACTCTGTTTATGATCAAGCATTTATGTGGTTTAATTCACTCAAACAAGCACTCAAGAGTCGGATTCTGAGTCACTTTGGTCCAATGCCAGCAAAGGATCCTGACCCACAG GCTAACCCCAATGGCCCAGCCTGGTGCTGGTGGGTTCTGGCAGTTCTTCCGCTGGAAAGCCGAGCTCAGCTCCCCTTCCTCGCCATGAAGTCCCTGAAAGATCGCCTGAATGGCATCCGGAGGGTCCTGACGTTCATGTCCCGAAGCCGAAGTCGGTGA
- the LONRF3 gene encoding LON peptidase N-terminal domain and RING finger protein 3 isoform X3: MGSPQAGLMLRLAAEALAGKNLELAAAAAAMYGGPFSEPAPPPLPAPPPPPPPPPAPPPPPPPPPPPPPPPTGPEGKMLLRRADALASGGRLPEALELYQLLSHQRQLRAEQLGPLVQRLAEAIRRKERLAPAAPADPWDGFRCRKCQGFLSEPVSLPCGHTFCKLCLERRRPDERRCALCAAPAAERPPPAPLRVNVILSNLLTKWFPGPARASRLRHEGNRLYRERKLEAALQKYDEAVSLAPNDHLLYSNRSQINSTLQSREDALRDAEMACKLRPYWLKGHLRKGQALANLGKIEEALREFLFCVALDGGNRMARFEAQKLLFSLFSPLPENAQEHFPDILQLLSHHPRLKGNLLNSLGSGGTSHHLQKLFQINMEQRKGHPAQKESILIGCSSLKKTAQGMDSKRDFLEEEEKEEVEAEESEQGLTAKPTVRISEKCHLLKRKHCASEPQSPEMPSKVSKKDPSDAKGTEPTHCVPCESFDPSDLDCSLCMRLFYEPVTTPCGHTFCLKCLERCLDHNPKCPLCKEGLSECLAMRKYCKTVIMEELIAKYLPEELTERKKVYEEEIEELSNLNKNVPIFVCTMAYPTVPCPLHIFEPCYRLMIRRCMETGTKQFGMCIGDPIKGFADYGCILEIRNVEFFADGRSVVDSIGKRRFKVIQHSQRDGYNTADIEYIEDQKVQGEDYAELLGLHDSVYDQAFMWFNSLKQALKSRILSHFGPMPAKDPDPQSIDPS, encoded by the exons ATGGGGTCCCCGCAGGCCGGGCTCATGCTGCGCCTGGCGGCCGAGGCGCTGGCGGGCAAGAACTTGgagctggcggcggcggcggcggcgatgtaCGGGGGCCCCTTCTCCGAGCCGGCGCCGCCGCCCctgcccgctcctcctcctcctcctcctcccccgcccgctcctcctcctccccctccgcctcctcctcctcctcctccgccgcccacgggGCCCGAGGGCAAGATGCTCCTCCGGCGGGCCGACGCCCTGGCGTCCGGGGGCCGCCTGCCCGAAGCCTTGGAGCTGTACCAGCTGCTCTCCCACCAGCGCCAGCTGCGCGCCGAGCAGCTGGGGCCCCTGGTGCAGCGCCTGGCCGAGGCCATCCGGCGCAAAGAGCGcctggcccccgccgccccggccgacCCGTGGGACGGCTTCCGATGCCGCAAGTGCCAGGGCTTCCTCTCCGAGCCCGTGTCCCTGCCGTGCGGACACACGTTCTGCAAACTCTGCCTGGAGCGCCGGCGGCCGGACGAGCGGCGCTGTGCGCTGTGCGCTGCGCCCGCCGCGGAGCGCCCGCCGCCGGCGCCGCTGCGGGTCAATGTCATCCTCAGCAACCTGCTGACCAAGTggttccccggcccggcccgagcatcgcggctccgccacgaAGGGAACCGCCTCTACCGGGAGCGCAAGCTGGAGGCGGCGCTGCAGAAGTACGACGAGGCCGTCAGCCTGG CTCCAAATGATCACTTGCTGTACAGCAACCGGTCTCAGATCAACTCTACCTTACAATCCCGAGAGGATGCACTGCGTGATGCGGAAATGGCCTGCAAGCTCCGGCCATACTGGCTGAAG ggtcaCTTGCGGAAAGGACAAGCATTGGCTAATTTGGGGAAAATAGAAGAAGCTTTAAGGGAGTTTCTGTTCTGCGTTGCCCTAGATGGGGGAAACAGGATGGCCAGATTTGAAGCCCAGAAG CTTCTATTTAGTTTATTTTCACCTCTCCCGGAAAATGCTCAGGAACACTTTCCTGATATCCTGCAGCTGCTGTCGCATCACCCTAGACTGAAGGGGAATCTTCTAAATTCCCTGGGATCAGGAGGCACCAGCCATCACCTTCAAAAGTTATTCCAG ATAAATATGGAGCAGAGGAAAGGTCATCCTGCTCAGAAGGAATCAATATTGATAGGCTGCAGTAGTTTGAAAAAAACAGCTCAAGGGATGGACAGCAAaagagacttcttggaggaggaggagaaggaggaggtggaagcgGAGGAGAGTGAACAGGggctgactgccaagcccactgTGCGGATCTCTGAAAAGTGCCACCTGCTGAAGAGGAAGCACTGTGCCTCGGAGCCCCAGAGTCCCGAGATGCCAAGCAAAGTTTCAAAGAAAG ATCCATCTGATGCCAAGGGGACTGAGCCCACTCACTGTGTTCCATGTGAATCTTTCGACCCATCTGATCTCGACTGTTCTCTGTGCATGAG GCTTTTCTACGAACCTGTCACCACCCCTTGTGGACACACCTTCTGCCTGAAATGTCTTGAAAGATGCCTTGATCATAACCCCAAGTGTCCCCTGTGCAAAGAGGGCCTTTCAGAG TGCTTGGCTATGAGGAAATATTGTAAAACTGTGATAATGGAAGAGTTAATAGCCAAATACCTTCCAGAAGAACTCACTGAGAGAAAGAAAGTCTATGAAGAGGAAATTGAAGAACTTTCTAA TTTAAACAAAAACGTCCCTATATTTGTCTGCACTATGGCCTACCCTACTGTCCCATGTCCTTTGCACATCTTTGAGCCCTGCTACCGTCTGATGATTCGCAGATGCATGGAGACCGGGACAAAACAGTTCGGAATGTGCATCGGTGATCCCATCAAGGG GTTTGCAGATTATGGCTGCATCCTGGAGATAAGAAATGTCGAATTTTTTGCCGATGGCCGCTCTGTCGTGGATAGTATTGGCAAGAGGAGATTCAAAGTGATTCAGCACAGTCAGCGGGATGGCTATAACACAGCCGATATCGAGTACATAGAGGATCAAAAG GTTCAAGGAGAAGATTATGCTGAGTTACTGGGGCTGCACGACTCTGTTTATGATCAAGCATTTATGTGGTTTAATTCACTCAAACAAGCACTCAAGAGTCGGATTCTGAGTCACTTTGGTCCAATGCCAGCAAAGGATCCTGACCCACAG